Part of the Streptomyces sp. NBC_01353 genome, TGAGACTGGACTGGACACCGTTCGATCGTACGTTCCCCTTCAAGATCGGCCGACCGGCCCCCTCCCCCACCGTCGCCGACCCCCGCAATTCACCTTCGCGTCACCCCGCGTTGAACCCCGCACACTTCTGCGTTACCCGTGAGACGGAATTGTGCGTGTCCATGACCGGTAGGCGACTGACCTCACTCCTCGCATGTGTCACGACGGCGGCGGCCGGGGCGTCGCTGCTCACCGGCTGTGGCGTGCTCCCTGGGATCACGGGGGGATCCAGGGAGCCCGTCACGGTGATGACCTGGGCACCGGACGGCACCCGTGCCACCAACCAGCCCGGGATGCCCGCCATGGCCCAGGCGTACGCCCGCTGGGTCAACGCCAACGGCGGCATCGACGGCCACGAGCTGCGCATCCTCACCTGCAACGAGCTGAACACCTCCGCCGGCGCGGCGACCTGCGCGCGCCGGGCCGTCCGCGAGAACGTCGTCGCCGTCGTCGGCTCCTACAGCCAGAACGGCCGGGCCTTCATGGCCCCGCTGGAGGCCGCGAGCATCCCGTACATCGGGGGCTACGGAATCTCCGAGGACGAGTTCACCAGCCCGCTCTCCTACCCGGTGAACGGCGGCCAGGCCTCCCTCATGGCGGGCCATGGGATGCAGCTGGCCGAGTCCTGCCGCAAGGTCTCCCTCGTACGACCCGACACCCTCGCCGGCGACAAGCTGCCTGATCTCCTCAACTCCGGTCTGAGCAAGGGCAGTCACAAGAACGCCACCGACATCCCGGCGCTCGAGGACGCCGCCGAGTACACCGAGCAGGCCGGCCGTGCCCGCGCCAAGGCCGGCAGCGAGGAGGGCTGTGTCGCGGCCGTCCTCGGCGAGCGCACCCAGACGTTCTTCGACTCCTTCCGGCGCCTGCCCGAGGACGAGGAGTCCGGCGGCGACAGGGGCGACGGGGACGGGGACCGCAGCAACAGCGAGGAGGAGGTGCGGATCTCCTCCGTCCTCGGCAGCGTCAGCCAGCCCGTCATCGACCGCACCGGCGGCGCGCACAGCCCCTTCGAAGGCGCGTACGTCACCGGCTGGTACCCGGAGGCCAACGACGCTCGCTGGGCGGCGATGCGCAAGGTGATCAAGGAGCACGCGTTCGCCGACAACCGCGTCGACCCGGCCGACGCGGGCGTGCAGACGACCTGGATCGCGTACACCGTCCTGAAGAAGGTGATCGAGTCGCTCGACAAGGACACGATCACGGCGGGGGCCGTCGCGCACGCCCTCGACCGCGGTGTCCAGATCGACACCGGCGGCCTCACCCCCGAACTGCGCTGGCGCTACGAGGACATGCTCGGCGCCCCTCGCTTCCCCCGGATCGTCAACCACGAGGTGACCTTCCAGGTGGTCCGCAAGGGGCAGCTCGTGGCGCAGAAGCCAGGTTTCGTCGACGTCGGCGCAACCGTGCTCAGCGCCCCCTGACACTCCTCGCTCAGCGGACTTCGTCGAACAGCCGTCTCGCGGCCACCGTCGCCCCGTCGGTACGGATCAGGTCGGCCACGGCCTTCGCCCGCGCGCCGGCCTCGGGGGCGAGGGCCGTCGAGAGCGCGGCCGACAGGGACTCGACGGTCGGAGTCGGTCCGTCGTGCGCCACGCCGATGCCCAATTCGGCCACCCGGCCCGCCCAGTACGGCTGGTCCGCCCCCTGCGGTATCACCACCTGAGGCGCGCCGGCCCGGGCGGCCGTCGTCGTGGTGCCCGAGCTGCCGTGGTGCACGACCGCGGCCACCCGGGCGAACAGCGCCTGGTGGTTGGCCTCGCCGACGGCGAAGCAGTCGTCCTGCTCGTCGATCGGGACCAGGCCGGCATAGCCGTGGGAGACGATCGCGCGGCGGCCCTGTGCGCGGATCGCCTCGACGGCCACCCGGGCGACGTCCTCCGGGGCGCCGATGGGCATACTGCCGAAGCCCAGGTACACCGGCGGCGTGCCGGCGTCCAGGAACGACAACAGCGCATCGGGGAGCGGGCGTACGTCCGGCCTGAACCAGGCACCGGTCTGTACGACGTCGAGGTCGGTCGGCGGCCACGGGCTCAGGGTCGGGTCCGTCGCCAGCCACGGCTGGTCGGAGAAGGCGTAGTCGCGGACGTTGTCCACCGGCGGCAGGCCGATCGCCGCCCGGTGGGAGTTGAGCATCTCGCCGAACATCTCGTTCGCGT contains:
- a CDS encoding ABC transporter substrate-binding protein, with the protein product MTGRRLTSLLACVTTAAAGASLLTGCGVLPGITGGSREPVTVMTWAPDGTRATNQPGMPAMAQAYARWVNANGGIDGHELRILTCNELNTSAGAATCARRAVRENVVAVVGSYSQNGRAFMAPLEAASIPYIGGYGISEDEFTSPLSYPVNGGQASLMAGHGMQLAESCRKVSLVRPDTLAGDKLPDLLNSGLSKGSHKNATDIPALEDAAEYTEQAGRARAKAGSEEGCVAAVLGERTQTFFDSFRRLPEDEESGGDRGDGDGDRSNSEEEVRISSVLGSVSQPVIDRTGGAHSPFEGAYVTGWYPEANDARWAAMRKVIKEHAFADNRVDPADAGVQTTWIAYTVLKKVIESLDKDTITAGAVAHALDRGVQIDTGGLTPELRWRYEDMLGAPRFPRIVNHEVTFQVVRKGQLVAQKPGFVDVGATVLSAP
- a CDS encoding glycosyltransferase, yielding MRVLVSTYGARGSVEPMVGLAVRLRELGAEVRVCAPPDDEFAELLAGADIPLVPVGRPVRPMVTTVVPGSAVGLAQRAAELIAAQFGPVASAAEGCDALVACGPLPVTAGARSVAEELGIRYVHASHQPIILPSPHQPPPARRGRPLPPGVSDNLELWDVDARNANEMFGEMLNSHRAAIGLPPVDNVRDYAFSDQPWLATDPTLSPWPPTDLDVVQTGAWFRPDVRPLPDALLSFLDAGTPPVYLGFGSMPIGAPEDVARVAVEAIRAQGRRAIVSHGYAGLVPIDEQDDCFAVGEANHQALFARVAAVVHHGSSGTTTTAARAGAPQVVIPQGADQPYWAGRVAELGIGVAHDGPTPTVESLSAALSTALAPEAGARAKAVADLIRTDGATVAARRLFDEVR